AACGCATTTCAGTTTCTTAATTGTTTCGCGCTCATGCCAGTTGGAGTGAATCATCTTCTGCACTTCCTTTAATTAAGTTTCTATACTACAGTATAAAGAAAAGATGATCCATTAGGCAACAGTTAGCTGGCATTCGCTTCTTCCCCTGCTATTTTCAGACCACGCACTTCTGATTGATCAAATGTCATTGTTTCACCAGTAATTACATTTTTCAAAGTTATATAGCAAACATCACATATTACATCTTTTCGAATATATTGTAAAAAAGAAAAACGTTCATTCTTGTAAATCAGCTCATAAAATCCTGTTTTAGTAAAACCATTCATGTTAACCCCTCTTTCCAGGATGTTTTTCATCTTGGTGTTTGGCTGTGTCTTTCTATACCACCATCAAGACTTGTATTAAACATCGAAGGGTGAAAGAGTGTTTTTTTACAAGCTGTTTATTGGAGCAATTAAGTCTTTACCTTCATTTTTGGCCGAATTTATTGCGGTCGAAACTGGGTAAACTTCCATGAAACCAGCCTCATAGGGAACCAAAAGCTCTTTAAGTTCTTGAGTTTGATAAACAGAAGAATCAAGCCACAGATCAAGCTTGTCTTCAGGAAGAATCACAGGCATTCTGTCATGAACTTTTTCGGTGACTTCATTTGGACTGGTCGTGATAATCGTACAGGAAGTAATCTCCTTCCCGTCCTTACTCCAGTTTTCCCACAGTCCTGCTAAAGCAAAAGGTTTTTTATTTTTCATCCCAAAACGGTATGGCTGCTTCTGTTTCCCTTCTTTTTTCCATTCATAAAAACCATCAGTAAGGATCAGGCACCGCCTTTGTTTAAGAGCATGCTTAAAGCTCGCTTTTTCATTCACTGTCTCGGCACGTGCATTGATCATTTTATAGCCTATTTTCTCATCGTCCGCCCAGAAGGGAATCAATCCCCACCTCATCCTGGTACCTATTCTTCGTTCTCCATGATTGATCACTGTCAAGATGTCCTGTCCAGGAGCGATATTGTACCTGGCATCAAGGTCATCCGGGAAATCGAATTGAAATTGTTCTTTTAAGGAGCCAATATCCTCAAACAATGAAAACCTTCCGCACATTATCGTTCCTCCATTCTTTGTTTTTTACTATACTTCCCGCCCTGTAACGGATGTAACATCTTCTCTTGGAAAAAAATAAGCCAGGCTTTCGTGAGCCAGGCTTAATCTATATCTTTTCTGCATTTAAATTCTTTTTTATTTTATCCCTAAGAGCAATATTCGCTGCAACTAGGAATGGTATGATCGATGCAATCGTAAACCCTAGTGCATAGCCCGATATGCTTTCATTTAAAACTCTATCGTTAATGCTGAACCCTACAAAGGTTATTCCGATGCCATCCCCATCCACATGGTCAATGACCGACCAAAGCTCAATTCCTTTATAAAGGAATAGAACGCTTATGGTCGATAGCATTAAAACCCAAAGCCATTTCATAAGACCATACCCCCATTATCCCAAAACCCGATAGGTTCAGGTATATACACTATATTATAGGGAGTTATGATATTAATTAATATAATGTCAGAGCAGTTGTAACAAAATGTTCAAAATGACGTTCTAAATTTCGTCAATAGTGTCTTAAATATTTGCTAATTTCAAAAAATCATGATGGAAATTTATTCAACATCCACTCATCAAGCTTTTGAAAGGCTCTTTTCACTTCGTCTTTAGGAACTTTCTCATAACGATCACCAACGCTTACTTCAAAATAACATGAAGATTCTCCTGTTGCCCTTAGATGATTGATAAATCCCACTCCTGTTTTGCGCATTACTTCTGTTAAACCTGGTTCGATTTCCTCTTTGGAATATGGAAAATGTACATGAAACATGTTCGAAACAGGAACTTCGGGCAGAGTATATACGGAATGGCACGAATTATAGAAGTCCGCCAGTTCCTTTGCATTCTCATAATACAACGGCATTTTGTGTGATTTCTGATTGAAGTAATAATCTGCTGAAATAATATATGGGTAAAGGCTAATCAAATCTCCTCCATATCGCCTTTTCCATACCTTTGATTTAGCGATAAATTTATCCTCACCCGCAAGGATTGCACCTGCAATTCCCCCTATTCCCTTGTAAAATGAGAGATAGACACTGTCAAATAGTTGGCACACTTCCGAAGCCGTTTTTTCATAAAAAGGCAAGACCTCCAGAAGCCTGGCTCCGTCAAGATGCAGCCTTATACCCTTCTTCCGGCAATATTTTGATATATCTTCAAGAGTTTCATAGCTTGGAAGCTGCCCGCCGATTTCTCTTTGCGGCAATTCAAGCAATAGACATGCAACGGACTCCTCCATGGATACAACATCTTTAAGCTCGATGGCACGGGTTTCATCTGCTATGAGGATGGTTTTGATATTATGTAATTCCTTTAGTCCGTCCTCCTCGTGGATTTCCAGGTGACTTAACGGATGATAGGCTACTTTTGGCAATCCTTTCTCATCACACCAAATACGTAATGCGATCTGTTGTGCCATCGTTCCACTCGGAAAGAAAACAGCCTTCTCCTTGCCGAGGAACGCAACCATCTTGTCCTGAAAATTCTCGATTACTTTTCCTTCTCCGTAAAGATCACTATCAAGCTGTCCATCGACTTTGTCAAATGCATCCTTTAATACCTGGACATTTCGCGAGCCATGGCCGGTCAACTGATAGGTTGATTGATTAAAAGCTTCCTGTAAGGTTTTATTCATTCCTAACCCCCTCATCAACATTATTTAAGCGCCCCATAACAATCATATTATAATATTTCCCGTCAGATAGAAGCTTGGCATCCTTCAAGAGGCCTTCCACTTCAAAGCCTAACTTTTCATAAAGCTTCTTGGCATTTTCGTTCGATTCCATCACATTCAAAGTTATTTTTTTAATTCCATTCTCGTCTGCCCATGAAATCGATTCCTGTAAAAGGTTTTTGCCGACACCATATCCCCAGAATTCTTTTAAAACACCGACCCCGAATTCAACCTTATGCATGAATCTCTTCAGTTCAGTTCCAGCGCATCTTGAAAAGCCGATAAGTCTTCCATCAGTTTCAGCCACCAAAAATAGGTTTCTGTCACTCTCCGAATCCGCTTTTATGAGTGCTTGAAAGCCTTGCGGATCAATGAATGCCTCTCCTGGTTCACGGTCAAGATTTTCAGTTTCACCATCAATTTGCAGCCTTAACTTAGATAATGACTCCGCATCCCTTTCGACCGCAGACCGAATGATGTAATGCAAGTCCTTAATTTTAAAACTCTTTTCACTAATCAGCATTGTATTACCTCCAAAATATACCTTAGCTTAATTTTAGACATTTTGAACCTTACTGTATAGTTAAAAAGGAAAAGGATGGAATCCCTCGATTCCATCCTCTCTTTTATACGTTTTTCAACTCTTCCACAGCTTCCAAGGCCTGCTCTTTCAGCTTGAACTTCTGTATTTTACCTGATGCGGTCATTGGATAGCTATCCGTGAATTCGATATATCTTGGAATTTTATGTTTTGAAATTTTACCCTTGCAATATTCTTTGATTTCTTCCGCTGTGGCAGCTTCTCCATCCTTTAAAATGATCCAAGCCATGACTTCCTCGCCATATACGCTGTCTGGGATGCCTACTACCTGGACATCAAGGACTTTTGGATGTCTGTACAGGAATTCTTCGATTTCACGCGGATAAATGTTTTCCCCGCCCCTGATGATCATATCTTTTAATCTGCCCGTTACTCGGCAATAGCCGTTTTCATCCATTACTGCCAGATCCCCTGTATGAAGCCAGCCTTCGCCATCTATTGCTTCCCTTGTTGCGTCAGGATTTTTATAATACCCATCCATCACATGATAACCGCGAGTGCATAGTTCTCCCTGAACTCCTCTTGGAACTTCCTCCATCGTGCCTGGCTTGACAATCTTTACCTCAACCTCAGGAAGGGCTTTACCTACTGTTTCAACCCTCAATTCCAGTGGATCATTCGTCCTGGTTTGTGTGATAACCGGAGAGGATTCTGTTTGGCCGTAGGCAATTGTAATTTCTGTAGCGCCCATTTTCTCATTGACAGCTTTCATTACTTCAATTGGGCAATTCGATCCAGCCATGATACCGGTTCTCAAGGAGGACAGATCATATTTTCCGAAGTCCGGATCATTCAGCTCAGCGATGAACATCGTTGGAACTCCGTGAAGCGCAGTGCACTTTTCTTTTTCGACAGTCTCAAGAACTGCTTTTGGACTGAACTCCTGGACTGGCACCATCGTAGCACCCACAGTGGCACAAGCGAGCGTCCCCATCACACAGCCGAAGCAATGGAAAAATGGGACGGGGATACACAATCTATCTTGATCCGTAAGCTTCATTGCGGATGCGACATTATAGGCGTTATTGACAATATTGCTATGAGTCAGCATCACTCCCTTAGGAAATCCAGTCGTACCTGAAGTATACTGCATATTAATGACATCGCTCTGCTTCAGAGTGGCCATTTGCTCGTCGAGTTCCTCCTCTGTCACATCACCGGCCATATCCAGGATATCTTGCCAGCAGTACGTGCCCGGGAAACGCTTTTCTCCCATTACAATCACATTTTTCAAGTATGGCAGGGTACTGCTTTCAAGCTTGCCTGGCTCACTCGTTTTCAACTCTGGAACAATCTCGTAGACCATGTCAATATAAGAAGCATCTTTAAATTGCTCCATCAAAATGATTGTTGTGGAATCAGACTGTTTTAATAGATACTCCAATTCGGCAGTCCGGTAATTTGTATTGACCGTAACAAGGACTGCCCCCATCTTTCCTGTGGCAAACTGGGACACTACCCATTCCGGAGTATTAGAGGACCAGGCAGCAATATGCTCACCTTTCTTCACACCCAGCTTCATCAACCCTCTAGCAGCTTTGCGGCACAGCATGTTGAACTCCTTGTAATTCATCCTCAAGTCACGGTCCGCATAA
This portion of the Mesobacillus sp. S13 genome encodes:
- a CDS encoding SOS response-associated peptidase, with the protein product MCGRFSLFEDIGSLKEQFQFDFPDDLDARYNIAPGQDILTVINHGERRIGTRMRWGLIPFWADDEKIGYKMINARAETVNEKASFKHALKQRRCLILTDGFYEWKKEGKQKQPYRFGMKNKKPFALAGLWENWSKDGKEITSCTIITTSPNEVTEKVHDRMPVILPEDKLDLWLDSSVYQTQELKELLVPYEAGFMEVYPVSTAINSAKNEGKDLIAPINSL
- a CDS encoding threonine aldolase family protein encodes the protein MNKTLQEAFNQSTYQLTGHGSRNVQVLKDAFDKVDGQLDSDLYGEGKVIENFQDKMVAFLGKEKAVFFPSGTMAQQIALRIWCDEKGLPKVAYHPLSHLEIHEEDGLKELHNIKTILIADETRAIELKDVVSMEESVACLLLELPQREIGGQLPSYETLEDISKYCRKKGIRLHLDGARLLEVLPFYEKTASEVCQLFDSVYLSFYKGIGGIAGAILAGEDKFIAKSKVWKRRYGGDLISLYPYIISADYYFNQKSHKMPLYYENAKELADFYNSCHSVYTLPEVPVSNMFHVHFPYSKEEIEPGLTEVMRKTGVGFINHLRATGESSCYFEVSVGDRYEKVPKDEVKRAFQKLDEWMLNKFPS
- a CDS encoding GNAT family N-acetyltransferase, which codes for MLISEKSFKIKDLHYIIRSAVERDAESLSKLRLQIDGETENLDREPGEAFIDPQGFQALIKADSESDRNLFLVAETDGRLIGFSRCAGTELKRFMHKVEFGVGVLKEFWGYGVGKNLLQESISWADENGIKKITLNVMESNENAKKLYEKLGFEVEGLLKDAKLLSDGKYYNMIVMGRLNNVDEGVRNE
- a CDS encoding AMP-binding protein encodes the protein MLPYTVGELLEVQAKKYPEHEAVVYADRDLRMNYKEFNMLCRKAARGLMKLGVKKGEHIAAWSSNTPEWVVSQFATGKMGAVLVTVNTNYRTAELEYLLKQSDSTTIILMEQFKDASYIDMVYEIVPELKTSEPGKLESSTLPYLKNVIVMGEKRFPGTYCWQDILDMAGDVTEEELDEQMATLKQSDVINMQYTSGTTGFPKGVMLTHSNIVNNAYNVASAMKLTDQDRLCIPVPFFHCFGCVMGTLACATVGATMVPVQEFSPKAVLETVEKEKCTALHGVPTMFIAELNDPDFGKYDLSSLRTGIMAGSNCPIEVMKAVNEKMGATEITIAYGQTESSPVITQTRTNDPLELRVETVGKALPEVEVKIVKPGTMEEVPRGVQGELCTRGYHVMDGYYKNPDATREAIDGEGWLHTGDLAVMDENGYCRVTGRLKDMIIRGGENIYPREIEEFLYRHPKVLDVQVVGIPDSVYGEEVMAWIILKDGEAATAEEIKEYCKGKISKHKIPRYIEFTDSYPMTASGKIQKFKLKEQALEAVEELKNV